DNA from Campylobacter lari:
CACTTTGGACACCAAACAAGAAGATGGAATCCAAAAATGAAAAAATTTATTTTTGGTGAAAGAAAAGGTATTTATGTAATTGATTTGCAAAAAACGCTTAGATATTTTAGATATACATATAACATTGTTCGTGACGCTGCAGCAGAAGGTAAGACAATTTTATTTGTTGGAACTAAAAAACAAGCAGGTGGAGCGATTAAAGAATACGCTGAAAAATGTGGTATGCCTTATGTAAATCACAGATGGCTTGGTGGTATGATGACAAATTTTGGAACTATCCGCCAATCAATTAGAAAATTAGAAGTTATAGAAAAAATGGAAGAAGATGGAAGTATTAAACTTTTAACTAAAAAAGAAGCATTAATGCTTACTAGAAAAAAAGAAAAATTACTAGCATATCTTGGTGGTATTAGATATATGAAAACTCAACCTGATATGATTTTTGTTATTGATACTGTTAAAGAAAAAATTGCAGTACAAGAAGCTAATAGATTAAAAATCCCTG
Protein-coding regions in this window:
- the rpsB gene encoding 30S ribosomal protein S2, encoding MVSMRDLLECGVHFGHQTRRWNPKMKKFIFGERKGIYVIDLQKTLRYFRYTYNIVRDAAAEGKTILFVGTKKQAGGAIKEYAEKCGMPYVNHRWLGGMMTNFGTIRQSIRKLEVIEKMEEDGSIKLLTKKEALMLTRKKEKLLAYLGGIRYMKTQPDMIFVIDTVKEKIAVQEANRLKIPVVAPLDTNCDPDLVDFPIPGNDDAIRSVQLFCQEMAEAINEGKALREQDGEVSEEQPISEEEKKEVLEEAMSEEDFEGDKE